In the Gopherus flavomarginatus isolate rGopFla2 chromosome 6, rGopFla2.mat.asm, whole genome shotgun sequence genome, one interval contains:
- the FEZF2 gene encoding fez family zinc finger protein 2 — protein MASSAAVETVMPSACPRHEGRSGASNSSKTLAFSIERIMAKSTEPKPAFEPRPGGLEPEPSKKSLGLCPPLPCVLPIPPLAYEAHPKGLLGYSELWKGSTLRGPAGLCKATCGMCCKAELGLGHSLLPAGRLIKPQAISQAAGMPGQGSVYYFNYLDSAYPSELLPGQLFPSSLLGAQSPADLPAHHKLLLLESAKLAGLAPDKFPSAQYPHKERLPGQLDQVMKENTALAGERNGVKSHSKVSSSADGKPKNFTCEVCGKVFNAHYNLTRHMPVHTGARPFVCKVCGKGFRQASTLCRHKIIHTQEKPHKCNQCGKAFNRSSTLNTHIRIHAGYKPFVCEFCGKGFHQKGNYKNHKLTHSGEKQYKCTICNKAFHQIYNLTFHMHTHNDKKPFTCGTCGKGFCRNFDLKKHVRKLHDTATPTKELPRSLQS, from the exons ATGGCGAGCTCGGCGGCCGTGGAGACGGTTATGCCCTCCGCTTGTCCGCGCCACGAAGGCAGGAGCGGAGCCTCCAACTCCTCCAAGACGCTGGCCTTCTCCATCGAGAGGATCATGGCCAAGAGCACCGAGCCCAAGCCGGCCTTCGAGCCCAGACCAGGCGGGCTGGAGCCCGAGCCGAGCAAGAAGAGCCTGGGCCTGTGCCCGCCGCTGCCGTGCGTGCTGCCCATCCCGCCGCTGGCCTACGAGGCGCACCCCAAGGGGCTGCTCGGCTACTCGGAGCTCTGGAAGGGCAGCACCCTGCGAGGCCCGGCCGGGCTGTGCAAAGCCACCTGCGGCATGTGCTGCAAGGCGGAGCTGGGCCTCGGGCACTCGCTGCTGCCGGCCGGCCGCCTGATCAAGCCCCAGGCCATCAGCCAGGCGGCCGGGATGCCCGGCCAGGGCTCCGTGTACTACTTTAACTACCTGGACTCCGCGTACCCCTCCGAGCTGCTCCCCGGCCAGCTCTTCCCTTCCAGCCTGCTGGGCGCGCAGTCCCCGGCCGACCTCCCAGCGCACCACAAACTTCTCCTGCTGGAGAGCGCCAAGCTGGCCGGGCTGGCGCCGGACAAGTTCCCCAGCGCCCAGTACCCGCACAAGGAGCGGCTCCCCGGCCAGCTGGACCAGGTGATGAAGGAGAACACGGCTCTGGCCGGGGAGAGGAACGGGGTGAAAAGCCACAGCAAAGTCAGCAGCTCCGCCGACGGGAAGCCCAAGAACTTCACCTGCGAAGTGTGTGGCAAG GTCTTCAATGCCCATTACAACTTAACTCGCCACATGCCGGTCCACACGGGGGCCAGGCCGTTCGTCTGCAAAGTTTGTGGCAAGGGGTTCCGGCAGGCCAGCACCCTGTGCAGACACAAAATTATCCACACGCAG GAAAAACCTCACAAATGTAACCAATGCGGCAAAGCTTTCAACAGAAGTTCCACGCTAAACACGCACATTAGAATCCACGCGGGCTACAAACCTTTCGTGTGTGAATTTTGCGGGAAGGGATTTCAccaaaaag GAAACTACAAGAACCATAAATTGACCCACAGCGGCGAGAAGCAGTACAAATGCACCATCTGCAATAAAGCCTTTCACCAGATCTATAACTTGACTTTCCACATGCACACTCACAACGACAAGAAACCCTTCACGTGCGGCACCTGCGGCAAAGGCTTTTGCAGAAACTTTGATTTAAAGAAGCACGTCCGAAAGCTACACGACACCGCGACCCCTACAAAAGAGCTGCCCAGGAGTCTGCAAAGCTAA